The genomic window CTGCCGACTGGTTTGTCTGGGGGTAGCAATGGTTCGATAATGAGCCATTCTGCATCGTTGAGGTCGCTGGGATAAGTCATGGGCACTAGATAGAGAACGGTTTCTTTTGCTTTTCTGCTCTACTGTTCCTCTGCCCGTATAATCTTCATTCTTGTTTACAAACAGTCTCTTAGGATTGAGAGTCAACGGGTAGATTTTATTAAGTGAACACGCTTCCCGCCGCCAAACCCAGAGTCATTCTCTAAATCACCGAATCTGATCTTCAGGCAATCCTAATCCTGACGAACGAAATTTATGACCTAAAGCGATCAGAAGCAAGTAAAATACGATCCGCCAACCTAATTATTTGTTCGATCGCACAAAGACCCATGACGAAGCAATACCGCATTACGCTATTACCAGGCGACGGGATTGGTCCCGAAATTTTGAACGTATCCGTGGCGGTGCTGAAGCAGGTGGGTCAGCTTGACAATTTGCAGTTTGAGTTTGAAGAGGCTTTGATTGGCGGTGCTGCGATCGATGCAACCAATAGCCCATTACCTGAAGAAACCCTGGCAACTTGTCGCAAGAGTGATGCGGTTCTGCTGGCAGCGATCGGCGGCTACAAGTGGGACACGCTCCCCAATGCTCAGCGTCCAGAGCGAGGACTCTTGGGGTTACGGGCAGGTTTAGGGCTGTTTGCCAATTTGCGCCCTGCCAAGATTCTGCCCCAGTTGATTGATGCCTCCAGCCTGAAGCGCGAGGTCGTGGAGGGGGTCGATATTATGGTCGTGCGCGAACTCACGGGCGGCATTTATTTTGGGCAGCCTAAAGGCATTTTTGAGTCTGAAACGGGTGAGAAGCGCGGCGTTAATACAATGGTCTACTCGGAAAGCGAAATCGATCGCATTGGACGAGTTGCTTTTGAAACAGCTCGCAAGCGGCAGGGAAGGCTCTGCTCAGTGGACAAGGCAAATGTGCTGGAGGTGTCGCAGCTTTGGCGCGATCGGATGACGAAGCTCTCCCCAGAATATGCAGATGTTGAGCTGTCTCACCTTTATGTAGACAATGCGGCAATGCAGTTGGTGCGCTATCCGAAGCAGTTTGACACGATTGTGACGGGCAACCTGTTTGGCGATATTCTCTCCGATGCAGCCGCGATGCTCACCGGAAGTATTGGCATGTTGCCTTCTGCCAGTCTGGGTGCTTCGGGTCCCGGCGTCTTTGAGCCTGTTCATGGCTCTGCTCCCGATATTGCTGGACAGGACAAAGCCAACCCGATCGCCCAAGTTTTGAGTGCCGCAATGATGCTGCGCTATGGATTGGATGAGCCAAAAGCTGCGGATCGGATTGAGCAAGCTGTGCTAAAAGTGCTTGATGCAGGTTATCGAACTGGCGATATCATGTCGGAAGGCATGAAGGCAGTTGGCTGTCAGGCAATGGGTGACGCTCTGCTGGCAGCACTGGACTAAGAAATTCTGTGATTCCTTGCTGTAACCTGCCAAATGAATTAGAGTCTAGAGTCGAGTTCACCTAAAGGGACAGTCGCATGGTCTATACATCCAAACGAGAGGTTAATGTGAGCAATCCGGCAGAGTCGCTCGATCTTTCCGCCCTGCTCGACCCAGCTCTATTGCAGTCTGCCCGTCAGATCTATCGTACCTACTACGAAGTTCATCCGGATGAAGTCCAGCGTCCCCTTGGTGTTGCGATCGATCGGTTTAATCATCGTGGCAAGCTAATTTTCAATGGCAAGCCTGTTCTGCTGCCCAGAGAGTGCTTTATCCCCATCAGCCAGATTGAGCCAGGGCTACGCTAACGAGCCTGTTAATCTGTAGAGTGAAGCGGCTTGGAATGGAGTAGCGGCGCGATCGGTAGTTTGACAATGCCCCAAGCGCTATATTTCTGAGATAGGTTGATGCCAACTGCGGATTTCACGAGATACAGCAGATAAAGTGCAAGGCAAATCAGTCCCAAATGATAGAGCTGTTTCATTTACTTCTGGCTTGACCGTATTTTCCACAGTATAGGCGTAACTTTTGTTTACTGTCCCGACACTCGTTGTCCCGATATTCACTGTCCCGACACTCATTGTCCTGACACTGTGTTACCCGTTGCAATGAACTCCTCTCTTCCCCCCGTTTGTCATGCTGACATTGAAGCAGCTGCCCGACGGCTCAAAGACCAGGCACATCTCACGCCTGTTAAAACTTCAAGCACTGTCAACGATCGCACCCAAGCACAGGTTTTCTTTAAGTGTGAGAATTTTCAGCGCACCGGATCGTTTAAGTTTCGAGGCGCTTACAATGCTCTGGCACAACTCACTCCAGCCCAGCGACAGCAAGGCGTTCTTGCCTATTCTTCGGGAAACCATGCTCAAGCGGTTGCCCTTGCCGGAAAGCTGCTAGAGATCCCCACGACGATCATCATGCCGCAGGATGCACCTGCCGTGAAGCAAGCCGCAACGCGAGGCTATGGAGCAGAGGTCATTTTGTATGATCGCGCCACAACCGATCGCGAAGCCCTCTGTCAGCAAATTGCCCAGGAACGAGGCGCAACCGTAATTCCACCTTACAATCATCCCCAGGTGATCGCTGGACAGGGAACTGCCGCAAAAGAGCTGTTTGAAGCAGTAGGTGCGCTGGATCTGCTGTTAGTTTGCTGCGGGGGTGGGGGTTTACTGTCAGGCAGTGCCATTGCTGCTCATGCGCACTCGCCCAACTGCCGAGTCATCGGGGTAGAGCCTGATCGCGCTGATGACGCAACTCGCTCTTTCCGCACAAAAACCCTACAAACCGTTCACAACCCCGATACGATCGCCGACGGAGCCAGAACGCCTTTTCTAGGAACGCTGACTTTTCCGCTCGTGCTGCACTACGTCCATGACATGATCACTGTTTCCGATGAAGCCCTGCTGCGATCGATGTTTTTCCTCTGGGAACGGCTCAAAATTGTGGTAGAACCCACTGGCGCTCTCGCAGCAACGCCCCTACTTGAAGGAATCATTCAAGCCCCCGGTCAGCGAATTGGCGTGATCATCAGCGGTGGCAATGTCGATTTTACTCAAATGCTTAAACGGCTTTAGGCTGGCTCACCACTGGCAAAGCACTCCTCTGGCAAATTAATGTCATACTAGAAGCAAAAGTTAAAGTTTTGTAACTCTCTTGACTCCAGCCATCAGACCCATCCAGAGTCTTATCGTACCGACCGATTGGTACGCCCTTCAGCCTTTATGGGAAGGCGATGAAACGGAGGTGCAGCAAGGGCTACCTCACGAACAACTCGCCCCAGCCTGGCAGATGCTTCTCTTAGGAGACGGTTCACCCACCCGACATTTGCAGCTCTTGACTGGAGAGCCGACGGAGGTGGATGTGATTGATATGTCGCTGATTGGTGATCTGCCAGACGGGGCACCAGCGGTAATCCAGGCAGTTCCAAGCCCCTGGTTGAGGCGGCAGGTTTGGCTCCGCACGCCTTCTGGACAACGGCTCGCCTATGCCACCTCCTGGTGGGAAGCCAGCCATGTCGATGAATATCTGCAAAATCGATCGCTCCCCATTTGGGCAAATTTGGCTCGCCTCCGCACAGAGCTATATCGCGATATTCAAGGGATACACTACGGGCATTCTCAGCCATTGGCGCGAGCCTTTGAGCAATCAGGACCTTTTTGGGGAAGGCACTACCTGTTCTGGCATCACGGCAAGCCCATCACTTTAATCTATGAAGTATTTTCACCCTACCTACAAAAATATCTGGGTCAGGCAAAGTCAAGCTAAATGGCTGGTTCACCCGTTCCAATTTGCCGATTTAAACTGGATCTGGAATGGCTGGGACAAAATGTCCTTTGAAGAGTAAGCATGAAGCTTTTAATTAGCAACGACGACGGCATTTTCTCTTTGGGAATTCGGACACTGGCAAATACCCTTGCTGCAGCCGGACATCAAATTACAGTGGTTGCACCGGATCGAGAGCGATCGGCAACCGGGCATGGTCTGACGCTGCATCAGCCAATCCGGGCAAATCGCGTTGAGACAGGGTTTGATCCAGCGATCGATGCCTGGGCTTGTTCGGGCACGCCGTCTGATTGTGTCAAACTGGCACTGGGTGCATTGCTGGAAAGCCCACCAGAGATGGTGCTGTCGGGGATTAATCATGGCTCTAATCTGGGCACTGATGTCCTGTACTCTGGAACGGTTTCAGCGGCAATGGAAGGGGTGATTGAGGGCATTCCGGGTATTGCCTTAAGTTTGACTAGCTTTTCTTCTCAGGAATTTCAGCCTGCGGCAAATTTTGCCCAAACCTTGCTCGAATCCCTGGAGAAAACGCCGCTACCTCACCTCATGCTGCTCAATGTCAATGTTCCTGCTGTGCCTGCCTCAGACATTGCTGGGGTTGCTTTCACCCGGCAGGGAGTTCGGCGCTATGTTGATCAGTTTGAAAAACGGGTCGATCCGCGCGGTAAAACCTACTACTGGTTGGCAGGCGAACTTTTGGAAGACGTAGACCAAACCGAACTGGCAGCCGCAGAGCAGGCGAAGTTAGAGGCGATCGGGGCAGGGATGCACTGGCTACATCAAATTCCAACAGATGTTGAGTCCATTCGACAGAACTACATCACCATTACCCCGCTACAATACAATCTCACCTGTGCTTCTGGGCTGTGGAATTTGCAGGACTGGCATCTGAACCTGAAGCCCCTTAGACAGTGAAACGAAAAGCACCAGAAAAAGTTCTGGATGATCTAGATGGGGATGAGAGTTACAGATTAGACTAGAGCAGGGCATCATGCTCTCCTCATGAATTGGAATCTTTGTCAATTGGATGGGCAGACTAAAAGTAGGTCATCCTCAGACTGCTACTAAAGCTCCGTAGAATCCGGCAAGACATCGCATGGCTAATAGTCAACAGCAATTTACGGTTCGCTTTTGGGGTGTTAGAGGCAGTA from Trichocoleus sp. includes these protein-coding regions:
- a CDS encoding threo-3-hydroxy-L-aspartate ammonia-lyase; amino-acid sequence: MNSSLPPVCHADIEAAARRLKDQAHLTPVKTSSTVNDRTQAQVFFKCENFQRTGSFKFRGAYNALAQLTPAQRQQGVLAYSSGNHAQAVALAGKLLEIPTTIIMPQDAPAVKQAATRGYGAEVILYDRATTDREALCQQIAQERGATVIPPYNHPQVIAGQGTAAKELFEAVGALDLLLVCCGGGGLLSGSAIAAHAHSPNCRVIGVEPDRADDATRSFRTKTLQTVHNPDTIADGARTPFLGTLTFPLVLHYVHDMITVSDEALLRSMFFLWERLKIVVEPTGALAATPLLEGIIQAPGQRIGVIISGGNVDFTQMLKRL
- the leuB gene encoding 3-isopropylmalate dehydrogenase, with the translated sequence MTKQYRITLLPGDGIGPEILNVSVAVLKQVGQLDNLQFEFEEALIGGAAIDATNSPLPEETLATCRKSDAVLLAAIGGYKWDTLPNAQRPERGLLGLRAGLGLFANLRPAKILPQLIDASSLKREVVEGVDIMVVRELTGGIYFGQPKGIFESETGEKRGVNTMVYSESEIDRIGRVAFETARKRQGRLCSVDKANVLEVSQLWRDRMTKLSPEYADVELSHLYVDNAAMQLVRYPKQFDTIVTGNLFGDILSDAAAMLTGSIGMLPSASLGASGPGVFEPVHGSAPDIAGQDKANPIAQVLSAAMMLRYGLDEPKAADRIEQAVLKVLDAGYRTGDIMSEGMKAVGCQAMGDALLAALD
- a CDS encoding chorismate lyase; the encoded protein is MTPAIRPIQSLIVPTDWYALQPLWEGDETEVQQGLPHEQLAPAWQMLLLGDGSPTRHLQLLTGEPTEVDVIDMSLIGDLPDGAPAVIQAVPSPWLRRQVWLRTPSGQRLAYATSWWEASHVDEYLQNRSLPIWANLARLRTELYRDIQGIHYGHSQPLARAFEQSGPFWGRHYLFWHHGKPITLIYEVFSPYLQKYLGQAKSS
- the surE gene encoding 5'/3'-nucleotidase SurE; this encodes MKLLISNDDGIFSLGIRTLANTLAAAGHQITVVAPDRERSATGHGLTLHQPIRANRVETGFDPAIDAWACSGTPSDCVKLALGALLESPPEMVLSGINHGSNLGTDVLYSGTVSAAMEGVIEGIPGIALSLTSFSSQEFQPAANFAQTLLESLEKTPLPHLMLLNVNVPAVPASDIAGVAFTRQGVRRYVDQFEKRVDPRGKTYYWLAGELLEDVDQTELAAAEQAKLEAIGAGMHWLHQIPTDVESIRQNYITITPLQYNLTCASGLWNLQDWHLNLKPLRQ